In Vespa velutina chromosome 1, iVesVel2.1, whole genome shotgun sequence, the following proteins share a genomic window:
- the LOC124949735 gene encoding UHRF1-binding protein 1-like isoform X4 produces MVSIIKNQLLKHLSRFTKNLSADKINFSTFKGEGELTNLELDEIVLTDLLELPSWLRLTNAWCNKVSFRIQWTKLKSVPILLKLDEVHIEVETCEDLRNMSSNQGLSSYAGPAKYSLIHKVIDGITVTVNKVSVTFKSPAFIGSVEMNRIVVESKSPAWQRCDLRTTRLKDPDRGQLLIFKELVWQTVRIEAKSTRDTNLSPLRLLTNQARCLITIKKRISDCFIMGSRLILILDDLLWVLTDSQLKAALHFIDSLGGLIEKATILERKTKAARKLEVLPEYQAQISQRSRTKNQFNTPISKLFSKHDVVETSYHFWPQRIDLHLCDDVGAGRSLHPDLKDGGALQICLVKFYIDYYPYHLAMADRKDWIKYRENATPHSQWLQQSLSSFRSQFMDLIDSGRTQHSPLTRSQGNATGSATKGSGESLEKNNQSQGANVGSQEQKKFQYSSGNPVKNYVLEQLAKLMTTCIVIRIDDFTLFKVTTASRKSIPKEFITGDRDKFCLPEDLTILHGEFIYYYYPGDITFPLPPPKFYVQVNPIQVNFDVCSCLWFNSFLLNLHHSLMKKNETSSLKNIMYFDVKIEAILPKIVFENQQDYPNQKDRPKSLHIQTSRALITNVRSVERSSRADLAQCLNTFQLGQMFFGAEFPSKENDFHVVTDKFLAHCAGTDNIRSAPPTFTSNSVNELIRQLHREFLWTEAKDVWCCNLEPVWGDFFGARAVGQNRPVPFFDAFPLTFWCHMNLESVTTKTTSTADIHGLAYISNLISIQINHYQYLFLLRLSEVLSELTTYLAIDSNKILNVESSGSLIIGALIPQIEITFVMPSHTPGKENSGGDLESVVPDSSSIADDFAGSSAAWHSATQNAKVDFSTKRMNTSNDVETPQSEISSMSMDFTHSVYIEQPVVTFKQNDSSDKREHIHTSIAPEKQHTIVEEEGLSLKQGGDAIQKHNKPDLIPNTPFIPNNFNVGLSSMKKGFSNLMTSIDSALKASPEDGSSDTVSMRSDISSDSENFALINLQDQDKLEGIFTIDNTIRITAVEEASEVVEETPDTQSEKSVDSVCKRKDIISVTTFKLSKVEFIQQSSGYSSAIKVQVSNIKNDECSSIPWDEFQVKRKTKFSSRSRGWVELPSDSDCRTCIKLRLDHDLKNKEDSLKLFQACQSNKNTNKSLEESKVNKGPTDNINLLDKQGIMDLFEDTLDINVTDVSMTLSMSSVTGLADLAEDEIIPKPIPMQVYLERIYLHLNEDRPPNNITSPGPIPIQLNISKLRITRDISGAFTIEPVVTISDKNNSDKLNSNGRNQIFKDEEREVELNSLRQTSKQLKSDNEELRRRLGTLERLSEENTKLLRIKEESDKIKTRYNSAQENIAILINDKETLLKKISELQNQIMGNGPGGSNRTSWSIKR; encoded by the exons ATGGTgtcgattattaaaaatcagtTACTTAAACACTTGTCAAg ATTTACTAAAAATCTATCGgctgataaaataaattttagtaCGTttaagggagaaggagagttAACCAATTTAGAATTAGATGAAATTGTTCTTACAGATTTATTAGAACTTCCATCATGGTTAAGATTAACGAATGCTTGGTGcaataaagtttcttttcgTATACAATGGACCAAGTTAAAGAGTGTTCCTATTTTGttg aaattggATGAAGTTCATATTGAAGTAGAAACATGTGAAGACTTAAGAAATATGTCTTCCAATCAAGGCTTGTCATCTTATGCAGGCCCAGCAAAATATTCTCTTATCCATAAAGTGATCGATGGCATTACAGTTACTGTTAATAAAGTATCAGTTACTTTTAAAAGTCCTGCTTTTATTGGATCTGTAGAG ATGAATCGCATTGTCGTTGAATCTAAATCACCTGCATGGCAACGTTGTGACTTAAGAACAACAAGACTAAAAGATCCAGATCGTGGCCAATTGttgatttttaaagaattagtGTGGCAGACTGTAAGAATAGAAGCTAAAAGTACTAGAGATACAAATCTGTCACCTCTTCGTTTACTTACTAATCAGGCACGATGTTTAATtactataaagaaaagaatatcag attGCTTTATTATGGGTTCAAGATTGATACTCATATTAGATGACCTCTTGTGGGTTTTAACAGACTCTCAATTAAAAGCAGCATTACATTTCATAGATTCTTTAGGAGGTCTCATAGAGAAAGCAACTATACtagaacgaaaaacaaaagcgGCTAGAAAGTTAGAG gTTTTACCAGAATATCAAGCACAAATCTCTCAACGAAGTAGAACAAAAAATCAGTTCAATACAccaatatcaaaattattttcaaaacatGATGTTGTTGAAACTTCTTATCACTTTTGGCCTCAGAGAATTGATCTACATTTGTGTGATGATGTTGGTG CAGGTAGATCATTACATCCTGATTTAAAGGATGGTGGTGCTCTGCAAATATGTTTAGTCAAATTCTATATTGATTACTATCCGTATCATTTGGCAATGGCTGATAGAAAAGATTGGAttaaatatagagaaaatgcTACGCCACATAGTCAATGGTTACAACAATCATTGAGTTCTTTCAGAAGTCAATTTATGGATCTGATTGATTCTGGAAGAACACAACATTCTCCATTGACAAGAAGTCAAGGAAATGCTACAg GCAGTGCTACAAAAGGTTCTGGAgaaagtttagaaaaaaataatcaatcacAGGGTGCAAATGTAGGATCTCAAGAACAGAAAAAGTTTCAATATTCTAGCGGAAATCCagtaaaaaattatgttcTCGAGCAGCTTGCAAAATTAATGACAACTTGTATAGTCATTAGAATTGATGATTTTACGTTATTCAAAGTAACAACCGCATCACGCAAGTCTATACCAAAGGAATTTATTACAG GAGATCGAGATAAATTCTGTCTTCCTGAAGATTTAACTATTCTTCAtggagaatttatttattactattatcctGGAGATATCACTTTTCCAT TGCCACCACCAAAATTTTATGTACAAGTAAATCCAATTCAAGTAAACTTTGATGTATGCTCCTGCCTTTggtttaattcttttctattaaatctGCATCATTCGcttatgaaaaagaatgagacatcaagtttaaaaaatattatgtattttgatGTAAAGATAGAAGCTATTCTTCCAAAG ATAGTTTTTGAAAATCAGCAGGATTATCCGAATCAAAAAGATAGACCTAAATCCTTGCACATTCAGACTTCTAGGGCATTGATTACTAATGTCCGATCGGTGGAAAGATCTTCAAGAGCTGACTTAGCACAATGTTTAAACACATTTCAATTGGGCCAAATGTTTTTTGGAGCTGAATTCCCAAGCAAAGAGAATGATTTTCATGTTGTAACTGATAAATTTTTAGCACATTGTGCAG GTACAGATAATATTAGATCTGCACCACCAACATTTACCAGTAATTCagtgaatgaattaattcgaCAATTACATCGTGAATTTTTGTGGACAGAAGCAAAAGATGTTTGGTGTTGCAATTTAGAACCTGTTTGGGGTGACTTTTTTGGTGCTAGAGCAGTAGGACAGAATCGTCCAGTACCATTCTTCGATGCATTTCCTTTAACCTTTTGGTGTCATATGAATTTAGAATCAGTAACTACAAAAACCACTTCTACTGCAGATATTCATGGACTCGCATATATAAGCAATTTAATTAGCAtacaaataaatcattatcaatatcttttcttattaagaTTGTCAGAAGTTTTGTCCGAATTGACTACATATTTAGCTATCGATTCAAATAAGATATTGAATGTTGAATCTAGTGGTTCATTAATTATTGGTGCTTTAATACCACAAATAGAAATAACTTTTGTAATGCCTTCACATACTCCTGGGAAAGAAAATTCTGGCGGAGATTTGGAATCTGTTGTACCTGATTCATCTAGTATAGCTGATGATTTTGCTGGATCATCTGCTGCTTGGCACAGTGCTACACAAAATGCGAAAGTTGACTTCAGCACAAAGAGAATGAACACAAGTAATGACGTTGAAACGCCACAAAGTGAAATATCATCGATGTCTATGGATTTTACACATTCTGTCTATATAGAGCAACCAGTTGTTACGTTTAAGCAAAATGACAGTTCAGATAAACgtgaacatatacatacgagtATAGCTCCTGAAAAACAGCATAcaatagtagaagaagaaggtttGTCATTAAAACAAGGAGGAGATGCTATacaaaaacataataaacCGGATTTGATACCAAATACACCTTTCAttccaaataattttaatgttggTTTATCTTCTATGAAAAAAGGATTTAGTAATTTAATGACATCCATTGATTCAGCTTTGAAAGCATCTCCTGAAGATGGTAGTAGTGATACTGTATCAATGAGGAGTGATATAAGCTCGGATAGCGAAAATTTTGCATTAATTAATCTTCAAGATCAAGATAAATTGGAAGGAATATTTACAATTGATAATACCATTAGAATAACTGCGGTGGAAGAGGCCAGTGAAGTAGTAGAGGAAACGCCAGACACGCAAAGTGAAAAATCTGTTGACAGTgtttgcaaaagaaaagatata atatctGTTACGACGTTTAAATTATCCAAAGTTGAATTTATTCAACAATCTTCTGGCTACTCTTCAGCTATAAAAGTTCAAgtgtcaaatataaaaaatgacgaGTGTTCATCTATTCCGTGGGACGAATTTCAG GTCAAGAGAAAG aCAAAGTTCAGTTCTCGATCAAGAGGTTGGGTCGAACTACCATCAGACTCGGACTGTAGAACGTGCATCAAATTACGCTTAGAccacgatttaaaaaataaagaagattcattgaaattattccaAGCTTGTCAGAgcaataaaaatactaataaatCATTGGAAGAGAGTAAAGTAAACAAAGGGCCaactgataatattaatttattggaCAAACAGGGAATCATGGATTTATTCGAAGATACATTGGATATTAATGTAACTGATGTATCTATGACACTATCCATGAGCTCTGTTACAGGTTTAGCAGATTTAGCAGAGGATGAAATTATACCTAAACCTATCCCAATGCag gTATATCTCGAAAGAATATATCTTCATTTGAATGAAGATCGGCCTCCAAACAATATAACATCACCAGGTCCAATTCCCATACAATTGAATATATCAAAACTTAGAATAACAAGGGATATAAGCGGTGCCTTTACTATTGAACCAGTTG tAACTATatcggataaaaataattctgatAAATTGAATTCAAATGGtagaaatcaaatttttaaagacGAAGAACGTGAAGTAGAATTGAATTCTTTAAGACAAACCAGTAAACAACTGAAATCTGATAATGAGGAACTCAGACGACGTCTTGGAACTTTAGAAAGACTTTcagaagaaaatacaaaattattacgcATAAAGGAAGAATCAGATAAGATTAAAACTCGTTATAATTCTGCACAAGAAAATATTGCGATTCTTATTAATGACaaagaaacattattaaaaaaaataagcgagcttcaaaatcaaattatgGGTAATGGACCAGGAGGTAGTAATAGAACCTCATGGTCTATTAAGAGATAG
- the LOC124949735 gene encoding UHRF1-binding protein 1-like isoform X2 produces the protein MVSIIKNQLLKHLSRFTKNLSADKINFSTFKGEGELTNLELDEIVLTDLLELPSWLRLTNAWCNKVSFRIQWTKLKSVPILLKLDEVHIEVETCEDLRNMSSNQGLSSYAGPAKYSLIHKVIDGITVTVNKVSVTFKSPAFIGSVEMNRIVVESKSPAWQRCDLRTTRLKDPDRGQLLIFKELVWQTVRIEAKSTRDTNLSPLRLLTNQARCLITIKKRISDCFIMGSRLILILDDLLWVLTDSQLKAALHFIDSLGGLIEKATILERKTKAARKLEVLPEYQAQISQRSRTKNQFNTPISKLFSKHDVVETSYHFWPQRIDLHLCDDVGGRSLHPDLKDGGALQICLVKFYIDYYPYHLAMADRKDWIKYRENATPHSQWLQQSLSSFRSQFMDLIDSGRTQHSPLTRSQGNATGSATKGSGESLEKNNQSQGANVGSQEQKKFQYSSGNPVKNYVLEQLAKLMTTCIVIRIDDFTLFKVTTASRKSIPKEFITAQSRKKRPSGDRDKFCLPEDLTILHGEFIYYYYPGDITFPLPPPKFYVQVNPIQVNFDVCSCLWFNSFLLNLHHSLMKKNETSSLKNIMYFDVKIEAILPKIVFENQQDYPNQKDRPKSLHIQTSRALITNVRSVERSSRADLAQCLNTFQLGQMFFGAEFPSKENDFHVVTDKFLAHCAGTDNIRSAPPTFTSNSVNELIRQLHREFLWTEAKDVWCCNLEPVWGDFFGARAVGQNRPVPFFDAFPLTFWCHMNLESVTTKTTSTADIHGLAYISNLISIQINHYQYLFLLRLSEVLSELTTYLAIDSNKILNVESSGSLIIGALIPQIEITFVMPSHTPGKENSGGDLESVVPDSSSIADDFAGSSAAWHSATQNAKVDFSTKRMNTSNDVETPQSEISSMSMDFTHSVYIEQPVVTFKQNDSSDKREHIHTSIAPEKQHTIVEEEGLSLKQGGDAIQKHNKPDLIPNTPFIPNNFNVGLSSMKKGFSNLMTSIDSALKASPEDGSSDTVSMRSDISSDSENFALINLQDQDKLEGIFTIDNTIRITAVEEASEVVEETPDTQSEKSVDSVCKRKDIISVTTFKLSKVEFIQQSSGYSSAIKVQVSNIKNDECSSIPWDEFQVKRKTKFSSRSRGWVELPSDSDCRTCIKLRLDHDLKNKEDSLKLFQACQSNKNTNKSLEESKVNKGPTDNINLLDKQGIMDLFEDTLDINVTDVSMTLSMSSVTGLADLAEDEIIPKPIPMQVYLERIYLHLNEDRPPNNITSPGPIPIQLNISKLRITRDISGAFTIEPVVTISDKNNSDKLNSNGRNQIFKDEEREVELNSLRQTSKQLKSDNEELRRRLGTLERLSEENTKLLRIKEESDKIKTRYNSAQENIAILINDKETLLKKISELQNQIMGNGPGGSNRTSWSIKR, from the exons ATGGTgtcgattattaaaaatcagtTACTTAAACACTTGTCAAg ATTTACTAAAAATCTATCGgctgataaaataaattttagtaCGTttaagggagaaggagagttAACCAATTTAGAATTAGATGAAATTGTTCTTACAGATTTATTAGAACTTCCATCATGGTTAAGATTAACGAATGCTTGGTGcaataaagtttcttttcgTATACAATGGACCAAGTTAAAGAGTGTTCCTATTTTGttg aaattggATGAAGTTCATATTGAAGTAGAAACATGTGAAGACTTAAGAAATATGTCTTCCAATCAAGGCTTGTCATCTTATGCAGGCCCAGCAAAATATTCTCTTATCCATAAAGTGATCGATGGCATTACAGTTACTGTTAATAAAGTATCAGTTACTTTTAAAAGTCCTGCTTTTATTGGATCTGTAGAG ATGAATCGCATTGTCGTTGAATCTAAATCACCTGCATGGCAACGTTGTGACTTAAGAACAACAAGACTAAAAGATCCAGATCGTGGCCAATTGttgatttttaaagaattagtGTGGCAGACTGTAAGAATAGAAGCTAAAAGTACTAGAGATACAAATCTGTCACCTCTTCGTTTACTTACTAATCAGGCACGATGTTTAATtactataaagaaaagaatatcag attGCTTTATTATGGGTTCAAGATTGATACTCATATTAGATGACCTCTTGTGGGTTTTAACAGACTCTCAATTAAAAGCAGCATTACATTTCATAGATTCTTTAGGAGGTCTCATAGAGAAAGCAACTATACtagaacgaaaaacaaaagcgGCTAGAAAGTTAGAG gTTTTACCAGAATATCAAGCACAAATCTCTCAACGAAGTAGAACAAAAAATCAGTTCAATACAccaatatcaaaattattttcaaaacatGATGTTGTTGAAACTTCTTATCACTTTTGGCCTCAGAGAATTGATCTACATTTGTGTGATGATGTTGGTG GTAGATCATTACATCCTGATTTAAAGGATGGTGGTGCTCTGCAAATATGTTTAGTCAAATTCTATATTGATTACTATCCGTATCATTTGGCAATGGCTGATAGAAAAGATTGGAttaaatatagagaaaatgcTACGCCACATAGTCAATGGTTACAACAATCATTGAGTTCTTTCAGAAGTCAATTTATGGATCTGATTGATTCTGGAAGAACACAACATTCTCCATTGACAAGAAGTCAAGGAAATGCTACAg GCAGTGCTACAAAAGGTTCTGGAgaaagtttagaaaaaaataatcaatcacAGGGTGCAAATGTAGGATCTCAAGAACAGAAAAAGTTTCAATATTCTAGCGGAAATCCagtaaaaaattatgttcTCGAGCAGCTTGCAAAATTAATGACAACTTGTATAGTCATTAGAATTGATGATTTTACGTTATTCAAAGTAACAACCGCATCACGCAAGTCTATACCAAAGGAATTTATTACAG CTCAATCGAGGAAGAAACGTCCATCAG GAGATCGAGATAAATTCTGTCTTCCTGAAGATTTAACTATTCTTCAtggagaatttatttattactattatcctGGAGATATCACTTTTCCAT TGCCACCACCAAAATTTTATGTACAAGTAAATCCAATTCAAGTAAACTTTGATGTATGCTCCTGCCTTTggtttaattcttttctattaaatctGCATCATTCGcttatgaaaaagaatgagacatcaagtttaaaaaatattatgtattttgatGTAAAGATAGAAGCTATTCTTCCAAAG ATAGTTTTTGAAAATCAGCAGGATTATCCGAATCAAAAAGATAGACCTAAATCCTTGCACATTCAGACTTCTAGGGCATTGATTACTAATGTCCGATCGGTGGAAAGATCTTCAAGAGCTGACTTAGCACAATGTTTAAACACATTTCAATTGGGCCAAATGTTTTTTGGAGCTGAATTCCCAAGCAAAGAGAATGATTTTCATGTTGTAACTGATAAATTTTTAGCACATTGTGCAG GTACAGATAATATTAGATCTGCACCACCAACATTTACCAGTAATTCagtgaatgaattaattcgaCAATTACATCGTGAATTTTTGTGGACAGAAGCAAAAGATGTTTGGTGTTGCAATTTAGAACCTGTTTGGGGTGACTTTTTTGGTGCTAGAGCAGTAGGACAGAATCGTCCAGTACCATTCTTCGATGCATTTCCTTTAACCTTTTGGTGTCATATGAATTTAGAATCAGTAACTACAAAAACCACTTCTACTGCAGATATTCATGGACTCGCATATATAAGCAATTTAATTAGCAtacaaataaatcattatcaatatcttttcttattaagaTTGTCAGAAGTTTTGTCCGAATTGACTACATATTTAGCTATCGATTCAAATAAGATATTGAATGTTGAATCTAGTGGTTCATTAATTATTGGTGCTTTAATACCACAAATAGAAATAACTTTTGTAATGCCTTCACATACTCCTGGGAAAGAAAATTCTGGCGGAGATTTGGAATCTGTTGTACCTGATTCATCTAGTATAGCTGATGATTTTGCTGGATCATCTGCTGCTTGGCACAGTGCTACACAAAATGCGAAAGTTGACTTCAGCACAAAGAGAATGAACACAAGTAATGACGTTGAAACGCCACAAAGTGAAATATCATCGATGTCTATGGATTTTACACATTCTGTCTATATAGAGCAACCAGTTGTTACGTTTAAGCAAAATGACAGTTCAGATAAACgtgaacatatacatacgagtATAGCTCCTGAAAAACAGCATAcaatagtagaagaagaaggtttGTCATTAAAACAAGGAGGAGATGCTATacaaaaacataataaacCGGATTTGATACCAAATACACCTTTCAttccaaataattttaatgttggTTTATCTTCTATGAAAAAAGGATTTAGTAATTTAATGACATCCATTGATTCAGCTTTGAAAGCATCTCCTGAAGATGGTAGTAGTGATACTGTATCAATGAGGAGTGATATAAGCTCGGATAGCGAAAATTTTGCATTAATTAATCTTCAAGATCAAGATAAATTGGAAGGAATATTTACAATTGATAATACCATTAGAATAACTGCGGTGGAAGAGGCCAGTGAAGTAGTAGAGGAAACGCCAGACACGCAAAGTGAAAAATCTGTTGACAGTgtttgcaaaagaaaagatata atatctGTTACGACGTTTAAATTATCCAAAGTTGAATTTATTCAACAATCTTCTGGCTACTCTTCAGCTATAAAAGTTCAAgtgtcaaatataaaaaatgacgaGTGTTCATCTATTCCGTGGGACGAATTTCAG GTCAAGAGAAAG aCAAAGTTCAGTTCTCGATCAAGAGGTTGGGTCGAACTACCATCAGACTCGGACTGTAGAACGTGCATCAAATTACGCTTAGAccacgatttaaaaaataaagaagattcattgaaattattccaAGCTTGTCAGAgcaataaaaatactaataaatCATTGGAAGAGAGTAAAGTAAACAAAGGGCCaactgataatattaatttattggaCAAACAGGGAATCATGGATTTATTCGAAGATACATTGGATATTAATGTAACTGATGTATCTATGACACTATCCATGAGCTCTGTTACAGGTTTAGCAGATTTAGCAGAGGATGAAATTATACCTAAACCTATCCCAATGCag gTATATCTCGAAAGAATATATCTTCATTTGAATGAAGATCGGCCTCCAAACAATATAACATCACCAGGTCCAATTCCCATACAATTGAATATATCAAAACTTAGAATAACAAGGGATATAAGCGGTGCCTTTACTATTGAACCAGTTG tAACTATatcggataaaaataattctgatAAATTGAATTCAAATGGtagaaatcaaatttttaaagacGAAGAACGTGAAGTAGAATTGAATTCTTTAAGACAAACCAGTAAACAACTGAAATCTGATAATGAGGAACTCAGACGACGTCTTGGAACTTTAGAAAGACTTTcagaagaaaatacaaaattattacgcATAAAGGAAGAATCAGATAAGATTAAAACTCGTTATAATTCTGCACAAGAAAATATTGCGATTCTTATTAATGACaaagaaacattattaaaaaaaataagcgagcttcaaaatcaaattatgGGTAATGGACCAGGAGGTAGTAATAGAACCTCATGGTCTATTAAGAGATAG